One segment of Bacillus sp. 2205SS5-2 DNA contains the following:
- a CDS encoding VanZ family protein, with translation MYTHFFGERVVTLYTGKLRKITLALLILYTILIFYLLFIGFNRSSYFGSPNLAYNLIPKGIPLHLPMGRDFQIWFFELGNFIAFLPFGVVIPLLFRCNFIRFIILFLFSITVLETLQMFLRLGSFDIDDILVNTLGAAVGFWAQQLVQHDRNKVNGIFRISLIAFLISVGTVTIVGNINHYLEKGSGEFEALNELTLINGDVLWDESLSSFSLGQNKVTPQINLYSRKNARRNEFSYLLNGQYINLSGYVAIPDDIINTVGKGRSDILFIADGTVIYNIGLSANRGETMRVSFQTPLDGANVLTIKITNDEQTQPIDTIMWDITLEELNTGQKIINSIKNRLRSLY, from the coding sequence ATGTATACACATTTTTTTGGAGAAAGGGTTGTTACTTTGTATACTGGAAAGTTAAGAAAAATAACGTTAGCACTGTTAATATTATATACAATATTAATCTTTTATCTCTTATTTATAGGCTTTAATAGATCTTCTTATTTTGGAAGCCCTAACTTGGCATATAATCTAATACCTAAAGGAATCCCTTTGCACCTGCCAATGGGAAGGGACTTTCAAATATGGTTTTTTGAGTTAGGCAACTTTATCGCTTTTTTACCATTTGGAGTAGTTATACCACTCCTATTTCGGTGTAACTTTATTCGGTTTATCATTTTATTTCTTTTTTCTATTACAGTTTTAGAAACTTTACAAATGTTTCTTCGATTAGGTTCTTTTGATATAGATGATATTCTTGTTAATACATTAGGCGCTGCTGTAGGATTTTGGGCACAGCAATTAGTACAGCATGATCGAAATAAAGTTAATGGAATATTTAGAATTTCCCTAATAGCTTTTCTGATTTCAGTTGGGACTGTGACCATTGTAGGAAACATCAATCATTATTTAGAAAAAGGAAGTGGTGAATTCGAAGCTCTAAATGAACTAACATTAATAAATGGAGATGTACTCTGGGATGAAAGCCTATCTAGTTTTTCCTTAGGACAAAATAAGGTTACGCCACAAATAAACCTATATAGTAGAAAAAATGCAAGAAGGAATGAGTTTTCGTATCTCTTAAATGGGCAATATATTAATTTGTCAGGTTATGTCGCTATACCAGACGATATTATCAATACTGTAGGCAAAGGAAGGAGTGACATCCTTTTTATTGCAGATGGGACAGTAATATATAACATTGGATTATCAGCAAACAGAGGAGAGACCATGCGTGTTTCATTTCAAACTCCATTAGACGGTGCGAATGTGCTTACAATAAAAATTACTAACGATGAGCAAACTCAGCCAATAGATACAATTATGTGGGACATAACTCTTGAAGAACTAAATACAGGACAAAAGATTATAAATAGTATTAAAAATAGATTAAGATCATTGTACTAG
- a CDS encoding tyrosine-type recombinase/integrase, whose protein sequence is MKTYKQKIELYFDLKGTPASSRESYSRRIQSFITYLNGIDRSVEEMTIEDIQHYILHLKRDKQLSPGTINNYISAIKLFYTFVLEQEWNTQKIPRMKRETSFPVIPPKEEILFLIENVENVKHKAMIMLLYGSGLRVSEVAQLKIRDICSQTMRIRVEKAKHDTSRYTILSQAALHVLREYFKSSFASIPLYTKRLAIPWSKSTRPHKCENNQKYLN, encoded by the coding sequence ATGAAAACCTATAAACAAAAAATAGAGTTGTACTTTGATTTGAAAGGAACACCTGCTTCTTCTCGAGAATCTTACTCGAGAAGAATACAGAGTTTTATCACTTATTTAAACGGGATCGATCGTTCTGTAGAAGAAATGACCATTGAAGACATTCAACACTATATTCTTCACTTAAAAAGAGACAAGCAACTCTCTCCAGGTACGATTAACAACTATATTTCGGCTATTAAACTCTTCTACACGTTTGTGCTTGAACAAGAATGGAATACGCAAAAGATTCCTCGAATGAAAAGAGAGACGAGTTTTCCCGTCATTCCACCAAAAGAAGAGATCCTTTTCCTCATCGAAAATGTCGAAAATGTGAAGCATAAAGCGATGATTATGCTTCTTTATGGCAGTGGTTTACGAGTAAGCGAGGTGGCTCAATTAAAGATACGTGATATATGTAGTCAAACGATGCGCATTCGTGTCGAAAAAGCCAAACACGATACCAGTCGATACACCATTTTATCGCAGGCAGCTCTGCACGTTCTACGTGAATATTTTAAGAGCTCCTTCGCTTCTATTCCCCTATACACCAAACGACTGGCTATTCCCTGGTCAAAATCAACAAGACCACATAAGTGTGAAAACAATCAAAAATACCTTAATTAA
- a CDS encoding IS4 family transposase codes for MLSKKSSFVHLSKAMKNSFSELNVGKHLRNAGITKKLGFSCLTIFQLLFLLVFEHRNWYHACFSKKAIDLPSKDVIYDFLKVPTFNWRKFLSSLSFETTQRFQKLTSSNRVSVFILDDSVYSRNRSKKVELLARIHDHVTHKFVKGFSMLTLGWSDGFSFVPVDFALLSSAKKENRYCEMDSTIDERTSGFKRRAEAIQSKPDVAANLIQNALHKGIVADYVLMDTWFTHAPLIESITEKGLFVIGMVKRLKQRYLYNDKRLKLDELFKFVRPTLQKKDLLGSIQVRLQTDKQTPIKIVFVRNRNKKSEWLAILSTDTTLSDEEIVRIYGMRWDIETFFKCTKSLLKLAKEFQGRSYDSMISHTTLVFTRYILLEWSRRNEQDPKTIGCLFYLMCEDVKDLDMFTALQQLLELFETLAKGTVSLSTETLKSQLLHWFESLPSYIKGSLSFSMSES; via the coding sequence ATGTTATCGAAAAAATCGTCTTTTGTCCATCTGTCAAAAGCTATGAAAAACAGCTTTTCCGAATTAAATGTGGGTAAGCATTTACGTAACGCTGGCATTACAAAAAAACTTGGATTTTCATGCCTCACTATTTTTCAACTATTGTTTCTATTAGTTTTTGAGCACCGGAACTGGTACCATGCTTGTTTTAGTAAAAAGGCCATTGATCTTCCAAGTAAAGATGTGATTTATGATTTTTTAAAAGTGCCGACATTTAACTGGCGTAAGTTCTTATCGTCTCTTTCGTTTGAAACTACTCAACGTTTTCAAAAGTTAACTTCATCAAACAGAGTGTCTGTTTTTATTTTAGATGACTCTGTTTATTCACGGAATCGCAGTAAGAAGGTCGAGTTACTCGCACGCATTCATGACCATGTGACACATAAATTTGTCAAAGGATTCTCAATGCTAACGCTAGGTTGGTCAGACGGATTTTCGTTTGTACCTGTAGACTTTGCTCTCCTCAGCTCAGCGAAAAAAGAAAATCGTTATTGTGAAATGGATTCTACTATCGATGAAAGAACCTCAGGTTTTAAACGCCGTGCGGAAGCTATACAATCTAAGCCTGATGTGGCAGCTAATCTTATTCAAAACGCATTACATAAAGGCATAGTTGCTGATTATGTTTTAATGGATACCTGGTTTACACATGCCCCTTTAATTGAATCGATTACAGAAAAAGGATTGTTTGTGATCGGGATGGTCAAACGATTGAAACAGCGCTACCTATACAATGACAAACGTTTGAAGCTAGATGAATTGTTTAAATTTGTACGACCTACCCTTCAAAAAAAGGATCTTTTAGGGTCTATTCAAGTACGTCTTCAAACGGATAAGCAGACTCCTATTAAAATTGTTTTTGTCAGAAATCGCAATAAGAAGAGCGAATGGTTAGCCATTTTGAGTACAGATACGACTCTATCCGACGAAGAAATTGTAAGAATTTACGGAATGCGTTGGGACATCGAAACTTTCTTCAAGTGCACGAAGTCATTGTTGAAGCTTGCGAAAGAATTTCAAGGTAGATCCTACGATTCCATGATTAGTCACACAACATTAGTGTTCACACGCTATATTCTTCTTGAATGGAGCAGAAGAAATGAACAAGATCCCAAAACGATTGGTTGTCTCTTTTACTTGATGTGTGAAGATGTTAAAGACCTAGATATGTTTACCGCATTACAACAGTTACTAGAACTATTTGAAACACTGGCGAAGGGCACAGTTTCTTTAAGCACGGAAACATTAAAAAGTCAATTACTGCATTGGTTTGAGTCCTTGCCAAGTTATATCAAGGGGTCATTGAGTTTTTCTATGTCCGAAAGTTGA
- a CDS encoding transposase encodes MAEKLGKRYPKEIKEAIIKRMMPPNNEAISRISEEVGITEATLYKWRKEARANGNATPGDGQGSEQWKGNTVTFLVLPFFN; translated from the coding sequence ATGGCAGAGAAACTAGGAAAACGCTATCCCAAAGAAATCAAAGAAGCAATTATAAAAAGAATGATGCCACCAAATAACGAGGCGATCAGTCGAATTAGTGAGGAAGTAGGCATTACAGAAGCTACGTTATATAAATGGAGGAAAGAAGCCCGGGCTAATGGGAATGCCACGCCTGGAGATGGTCAGGGGTCAGAACAATGGAAGGGAAACACAGTGACGTTTCTCGTGCTTCCTTTCTTCAATTAA
- a CDS encoding YifB family Mg chelatase-like AAA ATPase, giving the protein MSAKVTSIGLKGLAGYRVQVEVQVIEGIESVVVVGLPDASVKESKERVSAALRSLGFPLVDMKVIINLSPAEQKKNGPLFDLAIALGVLKSGNFLKDHIPADAGFIGALSLDGTVLPVEGMIAAILAAKKLKLRTLYLPFDPTIPKIEIADLELVYIETLQDVMDVLSGQQLLPFHPPIEKEEEIGEMVRDFDQILGHAFAKRALEISASGEHFVLMDGPPGCGKSLLAETFRSILPPLSKEGQLEKISLHQLAGAPYTSITIPPYRHPHHSASAVSIIGGGTTPKPGEVSLAHRGVLFLDELGEFSKKTLDMLRQPLENEIVTISRAHSTVTYPAKFIFLAAMNPCPCGYLGSNNHFCTCSGKQIKSYKSRVSGPILDRIDILLSLKAVNLKNHDFSGIETSSEIKKRVSAAREKQYRRYGREVCNGSVPFEELIKSSPLSPSQQTELQKISIQYGLSNRVQIKIIRLARTISDIQEEDEISEAALTEALSLRKMVRSSLLSLTGEKSEMTYR; this is encoded by the coding sequence ATGTCCGCAAAGGTTACGAGTATTGGATTGAAAGGATTGGCAGGATATCGTGTCCAAGTAGAAGTGCAGGTCATTGAAGGGATTGAATCTGTTGTAGTGGTAGGACTGCCTGATGCATCGGTGAAGGAATCCAAGGAACGGGTGTCGGCTGCGTTGCGTAGTCTTGGTTTCCCATTGGTGGATATGAAGGTGATTATTAATCTATCACCTGCCGAGCAAAAGAAAAACGGTCCTTTGTTTGATCTGGCGATTGCCCTCGGAGTGCTAAAGAGTGGGAATTTCCTGAAGGACCATATTCCAGCGGATGCTGGTTTTATCGGCGCTTTGTCTTTAGATGGAACGGTTCTTCCTGTTGAAGGGATGATAGCCGCCATTCTTGCAGCGAAGAAATTAAAACTGCGAACACTTTATCTTCCCTTCGATCCCACCATCCCGAAAATAGAGATCGCTGACTTGGAACTGGTGTATATTGAGACTTTGCAAGACGTTATGGATGTTCTCTCTGGTCAACAATTGCTTCCTTTTCACCCGCCAATAGAAAAGGAAGAGGAAATTGGAGAAATGGTTCGGGATTTCGATCAAATTCTTGGACATGCATTCGCTAAAAGGGCACTGGAAATTTCCGCAAGTGGTGAGCATTTTGTGCTAATGGATGGCCCACCTGGGTGCGGGAAAAGTCTCTTAGCTGAAACGTTTCGATCCATACTTCCTCCATTATCGAAAGAGGGACAGCTAGAAAAGATAAGCCTTCACCAATTAGCCGGTGCCCCCTATACTTCGATCACTATTCCACCTTATCGTCACCCTCATCATTCTGCTTCAGCCGTATCCATCATTGGTGGCGGAACCACCCCTAAACCTGGAGAAGTTTCATTAGCCCATCGCGGAGTCCTATTTCTTGATGAACTCGGAGAATTTTCCAAGAAAACACTCGATATGTTAAGACAGCCACTTGAGAACGAGATCGTCACGATCAGCCGGGCTCACTCTACTGTGACCTATCCCGCAAAATTCATCTTTCTCGCTGCTATGAACCCTTGCCCTTGCGGATATTTAGGTTCCAACAATCACTTCTGCACCTGCTCCGGGAAACAAATTAAGTCGTATAAAAGTCGTGTATCAGGACCGATTTTAGATCGAATCGATATCCTCCTTTCCTTAAAAGCGGTAAATCTGAAGAACCATGATTTCAGTGGGATCGAGACCTCTTCAGAAATAAAGAAACGGGTGAGTGCTGCAAGGGAAAAACAGTATCGCCGCTATGGAAGAGAAGTGTGTAACGGGAGTGTTCCTTTCGAAGAGCTGATCAAATCCAGCCCATTATCCCCTAGTCAGCAAACGGAATTGCAGAAAATATCGATACAGTATGGACTCAGTAATCGTGTGCAAATCAAAATCATTCGATTGGCGAGGACCATTTCTGACATACAAGAGGAAGACGAAATATCCGAAGCGGCCCTAACCGAAGCTCTTTCATTGCGGAAAATGGTTCGCTCTTCTTTGCTATCGTTAACAGGGGAGAAGAGCGAGATGACATATAGATGA
- a CDS encoding Type 1 glutamine amidotransferase-like domain-containing protein — protein MKTRYYLGWFNNFFPETLGRRLEEDITDRKSLVMISTNPSTFEDNGATERSWLNQAGILFDDYHLINYRVHKEEAQAKIQNASVIFLLGGDIVKQNVFLKEYELVGSILKSSAVVMGASAGAINMSAKWLCSKNLGNNVELSSVYEGIGLDPFSVLSHFDLENNMAMVQNELSPLSEEIDIYASNKDCAVRVKGNSIDVLGTVYLISQSKMRKLDETL, from the coding sequence ATGAAGACACGATATTATTTAGGTTGGTTTAACAATTTCTTCCCAGAAACACTGGGCAGGCGGTTAGAAGAGGATATAACTGATAGGAAATCGCTTGTTATGATTAGCACGAATCCATCTACTTTTGAAGATAATGGTGCTACTGAACGCTCTTGGCTCAATCAGGCTGGCATTTTGTTTGATGACTATCATTTGATTAATTATCGAGTACATAAGGAAGAGGCTCAAGCGAAAATTCAAAATGCTTCGGTGATTTTCTTGTTGGGTGGAGATATTGTTAAGCAAAATGTTTTTTTGAAAGAATATGAGTTAGTAGGTTCCATTTTAAAAAGCAGCGCCGTTGTGATGGGAGCAAGCGCTGGTGCAATTAACATGTCCGCTAAATGGTTATGCTCGAAAAACCTTGGAAATAACGTTGAATTGAGCTCTGTTTACGAAGGGATCGGTCTTGATCCTTTTTCTGTCCTCTCTCATTTTGATCTTGAAAATAATATGGCGATGGTTCAAAACGAACTTTCTCCCCTGTCGGAAGAAATAGATATTTATGCATCAAACAAAGATTGTGCTGTACGGGTAAAGGGGAACAGTATCGACGTTTTAGGCACTGTTTATTTGATTTCTCAATCAAAGATGCGGAAATTAGATGAGACGCTCTAA
- a CDS encoding helix-turn-helix transcriptional regulator yields MPKIDNMLAILWMLRSGEKITAKQISEKLEMNIRTVYRYIDTISTSGVPIISEPGHNGGYTLMNNFIEAPLFFDSEEQTSLFHAAVFAEEAGYYGGEALNRAISKLSNYSNKEQKTKVNQHLTSLEVISRSCSLSMEPFLKELEQTVADGYSIKIVYQKSGEKQFDDRLVDPYRMIYWNNKWYVIGFCHFRNDIRSFRVDRIESLMLTENKFNRPENFSARDFFIRNLLPVIEDKEVGISFVISGDKSVLDDICLHWFLGHYLQERTSNRAVFLLEKDVIHTYVPYLLLPYNQSIKVIEPISLKKRLVEVLSELIKFHEV; encoded by the coding sequence ATGCCTAAAATTGACAATATGTTAGCGATTCTATGGATGCTTCGTTCAGGTGAAAAAATTACTGCAAAACAGATTTCAGAAAAGTTAGAGATGAATATAAGGACTGTGTATCGTTATATTGATACGATTTCAACAAGTGGAGTACCTATTATTTCAGAACCAGGACATAATGGTGGATACACTTTAATGAACAATTTTATTGAAGCTCCTCTTTTTTTTGATTCTGAGGAGCAAACTTCACTATTTCACGCAGCTGTATTTGCAGAAGAAGCCGGATATTATGGTGGTGAGGCACTAAATAGGGCCATTTCAAAACTAAGTAACTACTCAAATAAAGAGCAGAAAACAAAGGTAAACCAACATTTAACGAGTCTTGAAGTGATCAGTCGTTCATGTTCACTTTCTATGGAACCTTTTTTGAAGGAGTTGGAGCAGACCGTAGCTGACGGGTACTCAATAAAAATTGTTTACCAAAAAAGTGGCGAAAAACAGTTTGATGATAGATTGGTAGATCCGTATAGAATGATTTATTGGAATAATAAGTGGTATGTGATTGGATTTTGTCATTTTAGAAATGATATCCGTAGTTTTAGAGTAGATCGCATTGAAAGTCTAATGCTAACCGAAAATAAGTTTAACCGGCCCGAAAATTTTTCAGCACGTGACTTTTTTATAAGAAATCTTCTTCCAGTTATAGAAGATAAGGAAGTGGGAATTTCTTTTGTTATTAGTGGGGATAAAAGTGTATTGGATGATATTTGTCTACATTGGTTTTTAGGACATTATTTACAAGAACGGACTTCAAATCGAGCCGTTTTTCTTCTTGAAAAAGATGTGATCCATACATATGTACCTTATTTACTTTTACCGTACAATCAATCTATTAAAGTGATTGAGCCAATCAGTCTAAAGAAACGACTTGTTGAAGTTCTGTCGGAATTAATAAAATTTCATGAAGTATAA
- a CDS encoding tyrosine-type recombinase/integrase: MNILRAPSLLFPYTPNDWLFPGQNQQDHISVKTIKNTLIKTRNRLALDSRISAHTLRHCFSTHSLENGVDPVFIQQMLGHKRLQTTLTYLHMTSKSLMGVKSPLDPDGDLEE, encoded by the coding sequence GTGAATATTTTAAGAGCTCCTTCGCTTCTATTCCCCTATACACCAAACGACTGGCTATTCCCTGGTCAAAATCAACAAGACCACATAAGTGTGAAAACAATCAAAAATACCTTAATTAAAACTCGAAACCGGTTAGCTTTAGATTCCCGAATTTCAGCTCATACCCTAAGGCACTGTTTTTCTACCCATTCCTTGGAAAATGGGGTTGATCCAGTTTTCATTCAACAAATGTTGGGGCATAAACGACTCCAAACCACCTTAACGTATCTTCATATGACGTCCAAAAGCTTAATGGGCGTGAAGAGTCCACTTGATCCGGACGGAGATTTGGAAGAATGA
- a CDS encoding transposase, whose protein sequence is MPRYARKKSNSGVYHVIVRGANRQEIFHDEEDRMKFLDTWNKYKIKTEILMYAWCLMGNHVHLLLKEGSESISVVMKRVGVSYAKYYNWKYRTTGHLFQDRFKSENVEDRNYFLTAARYIHQNPVKAGVVHSPDEWKWSSCRGYYGKVVYPANLLDPNYLLNMFSPESKIARMRFKEFNERKNNDRCLEDSDDNSRRLSDDEARMEIRKCLGSLEIPHVKSLQKEQRTNVLRKVKRIDGLSQRQAARILGISPNLVFKAR, encoded by the coding sequence ATGCCGCGATATGCCAGGAAGAAAAGCAACAGCGGCGTCTACCATGTGATCGTTAGGGGCGCCAATAGACAAGAAATCTTTCACGATGAGGAAGACCGCATGAAATTCCTTGATACCTGGAATAAATATAAAATCAAAACGGAAATACTTATGTATGCCTGGTGCTTGATGGGGAATCATGTTCATCTTCTGTTGAAAGAAGGAAGCGAAAGCATTTCAGTCGTAATGAAAAGGGTAGGTGTCAGCTACGCCAAGTATTACAACTGGAAGTACAGAACAACCGGACATCTTTTTCAGGATCGCTTCAAAAGTGAAAATGTTGAAGATCGCAACTATTTCCTCACGGCCGCAAGATATATTCACCAAAACCCGGTAAAAGCAGGAGTCGTTCATTCCCCTGATGAATGGAAGTGGAGCAGCTGCCGCGGTTATTATGGGAAGGTGGTGTATCCGGCCAACCTGCTTGATCCTAATTATCTACTAAACATGTTTTCTCCTGAAAGTAAGATTGCGAGAATGAGATTTAAAGAATTTAATGAAAGAAAGAATAATGATCGGTGCTTAGAAGACAGTGACGATAATAGCAGGAGATTATCCGACGATGAAGCAAGGATGGAAATCAGGAAATGTCTTGGGAGTTTGGAAATACCTCATGTGAAAAGTTTGCAAAAGGAACAACGAACGAATGTACTGAGAAAAGTGAAGCGGATTGATGGACTTTCTCAGAGACAGGCTGCGCGGATTTTAGGGATTTCTCCCAATTTGGTGTTTAAGGCGAGATAG
- a CDS encoding alpha/beta hydrolase — MNSFNEDRNIRVYLPKSYPKGEVRYPVLYMHDGQNVFRDTGAIGGISLSLEDYLDENDLEVIVVGIDQNSEERVNEYCPWINGKYSEKILGYQCNLGGKGPKYVDFIIDELKPLIDNKYRTIEDCTSIGGISLGGLISIYAACRYPQIFKKVIAISPAFWRNQEDIEELIKNSDLSPIESVYLDWGDKEGKGERINRVFSDSNKAVFEILREKHHCKR, encoded by the coding sequence ATGAATTCTTTTAATGAAGATAGAAATATCAGAGTTTATCTTCCTAAGAGCTACCCTAAAGGTGAGGTTAGATATCCAGTATTATATATGCACGATGGACAAAATGTCTTTCGGGATACAGGTGCAATCGGTGGAATATCTTTATCACTTGAAGATTATTTAGATGAAAATGATTTAGAGGTTATTGTTGTAGGCATTGACCAGAATAGCGAAGAACGAGTAAATGAATATTGCCCTTGGATTAATGGGAAGTACAGCGAGAAAATATTAGGTTATCAATGTAACTTAGGTGGAAAAGGACCAAAATATGTTGATTTCATAATAGACGAATTGAAACCCTTAATTGATAACAAGTACCGCACAATAGAAGATTGTACATCAATTGGTGGTATTTCGTTAGGGGGACTCATATCTATTTATGCTGCGTGCCGATATCCTCAAATATTCAAAAAAGTTATAGCCATATCGCCAGCTTTTTGGCGTAATCAAGAAGATATAGAAGAATTGATTAAGAATTCGGACTTGTCACCAATTGAGAGTGTTTACTTAGATTGGGGCGATAAAGAAGGAAAAGGTGAAAGGATTAATCGAGTATTTTCAGATAGCAACAAAGCTGTATTTGAGATCTTGAGAGAAAAACACCATTGTAAAAGGTAA
- a CDS encoding type 1 glutamine amidotransferase family protein, with amino-acid sequence MQTKKVFLYVFNTMSDWEYGYLIAELNSGRYFKKDLAPLKVMTVGANKEMITTMGGLSIKPDISLNEFILERKDLLILPGGTTWSEDIHQPILEKIDQALKLGTIVAAICGAIEALANRGYLDTRRHTSNDLEYTKMVSPNYKGERFYDFGSAISDENLVTASGIAPLEFAMEVLKKIDVFTPDTLHSWYNLNKTHEPEYFFQLMNSN; translated from the coding sequence ATGCAAACAAAAAAGGTTTTTTTATATGTATTTAATACAATGTCAGACTGGGAATATGGATATTTAATTGCTGAACTAAACTCAGGAAGGTATTTCAAAAAAGATTTAGCACCTTTAAAAGTAATGACAGTAGGAGCTAATAAAGAAATGATTACGACGATGGGAGGGCTGAGCATAAAACCAGATATCTCCCTTAATGAATTTATACTTGAACGTAAAGATCTTTTAATTTTACCAGGAGGGACTACTTGGAGTGAAGACATTCATCAGCCTATCTTGGAAAAAATCGACCAGGCTTTAAAGCTTGGCACGATTGTTGCTGCAATTTGTGGCGCCATTGAGGCCCTCGCGAATAGGGGATACTTAGATACTAGAAGGCACACAAGTAATGACTTAGAATATACCAAAATGGTAAGTCCTAACTATAAAGGAGAAAGATTTTATGATTTCGGATCTGCCATATCTGATGAGAATTTAGTTACCGCATCAGGAATAGCTCCGCTGGAATTTGCCATGGAGGTACTGAAAAAAATAGATGTATTTACACCAGATACATTACATTCATGGTATAACCTAAATAAAACGCATGAACCTGAATATTTCTTCCAGTTGATGAATTCCAATTAA
- a CDS encoding helix-turn-helix domain-containing protein produces the protein MKKNEMDKTDQELLRRRLKERRLFLNMTYQDLAEKTGISKSSIQRYETGGIKNIPYDKIFALSEALEVRPEYFTDLTKDYTGESAFEVKVIKKEDRSQHLDHIKEFEERAIRYITPNLISQGYNIERHSHGSVGDIVATKGKEIWHIDFLYTRDVSKYPTGMGMGRQQLLLRFGRLAVYNKPITKYSIVMDRRVLAEQFIQFKPIHLDIEASIIILRGTDYEELHF, from the coding sequence ATGAAGAAAAATGAAATGGACAAGACCGATCAAGAATTACTACGAAGACGCTTAAAGGAAAGACGTCTCTTTTTAAATATGACATATCAAGATTTGGCCGAGAAAACTGGCATCAGCAAATCTTCTATACAGCGGTATGAAACGGGAGGAATTAAAAATATTCCATATGATAAGATTTTTGCCTTATCAGAAGCATTAGAGGTAAGACCTGAATATTTTACTGATTTGACTAAAGATTATACTGGAGAATCTGCTTTTGAAGTGAAAGTGATTAAAAAAGAGGATAGATCGCAACATCTAGATCATATTAAAGAATTCGAGGAAAGAGCGATCAGATATATAACCCCAAACTTAATTTCACAGGGATATAATATAGAAAGGCACAGTCATGGCTCTGTAGGAGATATTGTTGCAACTAAGGGGAAGGAAATATGGCATATTGATTTCCTTTATACGAGAGATGTAAGTAAGTATCCAACTGGAATGGGGATGGGAAGGCAACAGCTTTTACTAAGGTTTGGTAGGCTGGCTGTATATAATAAACCGATTACAAAATACTCGATAGTTATGGATAGACGTGTATTAGCAGAGCAATTCATTCAATTTAAACCTATACATTTAGACATTGAGGCTAGTATTATTATTTTACGAGGAACCGATTATGAAGAATTGCATTTCTAG